One window of the Micromonas commoda chromosome 11, complete sequence genome contains the following:
- a CDS encoding hypothetical protein (putative uncharacterized protein), whose amino-acid sequence MDHGLHAQRGHGHLCVYSAPRVGTVCVRCVAEAISATRGGAGGAVADPAAHGSSQGFGHPSPPSNERRAPTPPPRQRLNTTRARHARALAGILRDPASGPDVARRWGHVVVACVVDALAAREEEDAEVATLLLDCALAVSTAAAASDGGATLDACISRALVHLSSADPARERRGADTPPLHPRANLPTNLGGSGGSSQPSQEHFYIAPGPRGGSQGYGTQDGYHLAVGSSWEATWDGGWNATGAAVAPAAPPASQGQIQLDSPAFGVAAHLASPQPRARHRGGTDCGRARLLGLIAELLALDVPRGSLPAAFLAGVADVEETGEWFGGTPPARTALHAATHLRHAPHPDPCGVSSPLAIVIDALRDPAASGDARLAALSLCAQLASRTAGDRGCFRGVLAWEPGAGQAMAAGALAAVARIAGERGGVGPGTDAAAAAVAEALLVVAACAVADDDFDLDALLREYPPGVAIAKVPTFAGVINDALLSPRLALRADACDCVEVVVSARGDARSVDRLLSFDVAEHVFELLRDLTRARAMTPAADGPRTTTTRGGGRGVSVTSVTRTERDAAARTALAALAALAEQSHRGFNPRLACGAAPVASTLAAAQRDRDVEATSAGCRLLFAVASGDDPGNVPGESTAAFAACLADACDEAASINLSSDPFSDPFSDPSGGCDVTVTEEGERARAAALAAAALAGFLRGWGGRDLDGDVAARAFATFVADVSRNLREFANGTPTLDPPGLGRNARNARDGYPEALPGGGGGGVFGRVRWRLGAAVPAGARTACVRLLATGGGDRVGECAAVVRDAGLPAATFEATRRLSTVRRSGRALTGRDAEVADGVAAAAAASTRLLRALIAPPSPRSRARRDRLTGGDEDEDEAEDAAAAAAAARRELALEMVRDHRAIESCLDGTDAGVFDYDPYPGMPDPAADAWGASQGCNVFYDVPDSDEDEENDRSGGTSDHDPDHPTPALLCNFLAVLVPAALGEGSAIGMDVRVVDALAAKVPPFGSRSAWARGPGPDGRRVGLFDVMEAPDSTHGTLGTTLGTLGTRVGVAAASDALIACAFARATFGADVGTDADEFSRGMAGPLCGYLVARGPGGWCPGGLCASLAVWRACVQSLDGASASREFNPGLKRLASFVTETEGTIGANFVAALAGLHKLNAAGWRRAEETLVTYAMDSVSDSAGRTLLSWLADNMPRYMNGVDACKSLFFSALDGENLATAMSADDEISADAPAASRTFASWFADDVQTCTFLAGTCFVDSGGTCDAVVRGLRFVLRRRPPTKGALAICSTCWDACVRLSGLRSTCSTPVQHQHVVGREIAADVALLQADAARGGFDPPGSFGFASDPARLAGYLHDLIAVAAESPGAASVVNAVLLNALLSKVHEATGATESCAVGLPRSVVRCLFEASVFPAVLAYARDVAVRWRSRTFSSLAGATSAVSLVGGLLGLGVRAIDGRAACEAAGDKTTVIDETFARALCDVGVECEDSICRQLAFEALAATGVFRGDGGEIRRIVLESGRAGMCGGTSEGERDAAAMCAIPFEADADDAGDTPVDEYYWEETLLEEWLLGAASFARRDAAEPTVDSHPIAGRLAFARHVTSRSGRITCRVLREPEMRGTLVSLALTAAWRSRGADRAPIDLLRTLFVDTGVHTANDEGASTP is encoded by the exons ATGGACCACGGCCTTCACGCGCAGCGCGGCCACGGCCACCTGTGCGTCTAcagcgccccgcgcgtgggTACCGTCTGCGTGCGATgcgtggcggaggcgatatccgcgacgcgcggcggcgcgggcggcgccgtcgccgaccccgccgcccacggctCCTCGCAGGGCTTCGGGCACCCCTCTCCCCCGAGtaacgagcgacgcgccccgaCCCCACCCCCGCGACAGCGGCTTAAcaccacccgcgcccggcacgcgcgcgcgctcgcgggaaTCCTGCGAGATCCCGCCTCCGgacccgacgtcgcgcggcggtggggtcacgtcgtcgtcgcctgcgtcgtcgacgccctggcggcgagggaggaggaggacgccgaggtggcgacgCTCCTGCTGGactgcgcgctcgcggtatccaccgcggccgccgcctccgacggcggcgcgacgctcgacgcgtgcatctcccgcgccctcgtccacctctcctccgcggacccggcccgcgagcgacgcggcgccgatacCCCCCCgctccaccctcgcgccaACCTCCCGAcgaacctcggcggcagcggaGGCAGCAGTCAACCGTCGCAGGAACACTTCTACATAGCCCCAGGGCCCCGCGGCGGTAGCCAGGGCTACGGAACCCAAGATGGATATCATCTCGCCGTGGGGTCGTCGTGGGAAGCGACGTGGGACGGGGGATGGAACGCGACAggggccgccgtcgcccctgccgcgccccccgcctcGCAGGGTCAGATCCAACTCGACTCCCCCGCCtttggcgtcgcggcgcacctgGCGTCCCcccagccccgcgcgcgacaccGGGGCGGCACCGATTGCGGCCGAGCGAGGCTGCTCGGCCTCATCGCGGAGCTCTTGGCGCTCGACGTGCCCCGCGGGTCGCTGCCTGCGGCGTTCCTTGCGGgagtcgccgacgtcgaggaaaCCGGCGAGTGGTTCGGCGGCACGCCCCCCGCGAGAAccgccctccacgccgccaCGCATCTGCGCCACGCCCCTCACCCCGATCCGTGCGGCGTGTCGTCCCCGCTCGCCATCGTGatcgacgccctgcgcgacccggccgcgtccggcgacgcgcgtctgGCCGCGTTATCCCTCTGCGCGCAACTGGCGAGCCGCACGGCTGGCGACCGCGGCTGTTTCCGCGGGGTCCTCGCCTGGGAACCCGGGGCGGGGCAGGCCATGgccgccggggcgctcgcAGCCGTCGCGCGAATCGCCggggaacgcggcggcgtcggccccggtaccgacgccgccgccgccgccgtcgccgaggcgcttctcgtcgtcgccgcctgcgccgtcgcggacgatgatttcgacctcgacgcgctcctccgcgagtaCCCGCCGGGGGTGGCCATCGCCAAGGTCCCGACGTTCGCCGGGGTGATCAAcgacgcgctcctctccccgaggctcgcgctccgcgccgacgcgtgcgactGCGTCGAGGTGGTGGtgtccgcgcgcggcgacgcgcggtccgTCGATCGGCTGCTCtccttcgacgtcgccgagcacgtgttcgagctcctccgggATTTAACAAGGGCGCGAGCGatgacgcccgccgccgacggtccgcggacgacgacgacgcggggaggagggcgcggggtgTCCGTGACGAGCGTCACGAGGACGGAAagagacgccgccgcgagaaccgcgctcgccgccctcgccgccctcgccgaacAATCCCACCGGGGGTTCAATCCGAGGCTGGCTTGCGGAGctgcgcccgtcgcgtcaaccctcgccgccgcccaaagGGACCGGGACGTGGaggccacctccgccgggtgccgacttCTCTTCGCGGTGGCGAGTGGGGACGACCCGGGGAACGTACCCGGGgagtcgacggcggcgttcgccgcgtgcctggccgacgcgtgcgacgaagccgcgtcGATAAATCTGTCCTCGGATCCATTCTCGGATCCATTCTCGGATCCATCTGGCGGGTGTGACGTCACCGTCACCGAGGAAGGggaacgggcgcgggcggcggcgctcgcggccgccgcgctcgccggttTCCTGAGGGGATGGGGTGGGCGGGACctcgacggggacgtcgcggcgcgagcgttcGCAACGTTCGTTGCCGACGTGTCCCGTAACCTTCGAGAGTTTGCAAATGGAACCCCGACGCTGGATCCTCCGGGGTTGGGTCGTAACGCTCGTAACGCTCGTGACGGTTACCCCGAGGCGttacccggcggcggaggcggcggggtttTCGGTCGCGTTCGGtggcgcctcggcgccgccgtccccgcgggggCTCGCACCGCGTGCGTTCGATtgctcgcgacgggcggcggcgaccgcgtcggcgagtgcgccgcggttgtccgcgacgccgggcttcccgcggcgacgttcgaggcgacgcgtcggctcTCGACCGTGCGTCGCTCGGGACGCGCGCTGACGgggcgggacgcggaggtggccgacggcgtcgccgccgcggccgccgcctcgacgcgtctGCTCCGCGCCCTGATCGCTCCGCCTTCCCCCCGATccagggcgcggcgggatcgccTTACCGgtggggacgaggacgaagacgaagccgaagacgccgccgccgccgccgccgccgctcggcggGAGCTCGCCTTGGAGATGGTGAGGGATCACCGCGCCATCGAGTCCTGCCTTGACGGGACGGATGCCGGGGTTTTCGACTACGATCCCTATCCCGGAATGccggaccccgccgccgacgcctggGGCGCGAGCCAGGGGTGCAACGTCTTCTACGACGTTCCCGACtcggacgaagacgaggaaAACGACCGGTCTGGAGGAACGTCGGACCACGACCCGGACCACCCGACCCCGGCGCTGCTGTGCAACTTCCTCGCGGTCTTGGTCCCGGCGGCCCTGGGAGAGGGGAGCGCCATCGGGATGGACGTTcgagtcgtcgacgcgctcgccgcgaaagTCCCCCCGTTTGGTTCGAggtcggcgtgggcgcggggacccgggccggacggacgacgcgtgggTCTGTTTGACGTCATGGAGGCGCCGGATTCGACacacggcaccctcggcaccaccctcggcaccctcggcacccgagTCGGGGTTGCCGCGGCGAGTGACGCGCTGATCGCGTGTGCCTTTGCGAGGGCGACGTTCGGGGCGGACGTCGggacggacgccgacgaatTCTCCCGCGGGATGGCGGGGCCCCTGTGCGGGtacctcgtcgcgcgggggccCGGGGGTTGGTGTCCGGGCGGGTTGTGCGCGTCGCTGGCGGTGTGGCGCGCGTGCGTTCAATCCTTGGacggggcgagcgcgtcgagggagtTCAATCCCGGACTTAAGCGGCTCGCGAGTTTCGTGACGGAGACGGAGGGGACGATCGGCGCCAACTttgtcgccgcgctcgcggggctTCACAAActgaacgccgccgggtggcgacgcgccgaggagacTCTGGTGACGTACGCGATGGATTCCGTGTCTGACAGTGCCGGACGAACGCTGCTGTCGTGGCTGGCGGATAACATGCCCCGGTACAtgaacggcgtcgacgcgtgcaAGTCGCTGttcttctccgcgctcgacggggaaaatctcgcgacggcgatgtccgcggaTGACGAaatctccgccgacgccccggcggcttcgcgaACCTTCGCCTCGTGGTTCGCCGATGACGTCCAGACGTGCACGTTCCTCGCTGGGACGTGTTTCGTCGACTCGGGCGGGACTTGCGATGCGGTGGTGCGCGGGTTGCGGTTTGTGCTccgccggcgaccgccgaCAAAGGGCGCTCTGGCGATTTGTTCAACATGTTGGGACGCGTGCGTTCGACTCTCCGGGTTGCGTTCAACATGTTCAACACCCGTTCAACATCAACacgtcgtcggacgcgagatcgcggcggacgtcgcgctcctgcaagcggacgccgctcgcggcggcttcgacccCCCCGGGAGCTTCGGGTTCGCGTCCGATCCCGCGCGCCTGGCGGGGTACCTGCACGACTTGATcgccgtggcggcggagtcgcCGGGAGCCGCGTCCGTGGTCAACGCGGTGCTCCTGAACGCGCTGCTGTCGAAGGTACACGAGGCGACGGGTGCGACAGAGTCGTGCGCCGTCGGGTTGCCGCGCTCGGTGGTCCGGTGCCTGTTTGAAGCCTCGGTGTTTCCCGCGGTGTTGGCGTACGCTagggacgtcgcggtgcGTTGGCGGTCTCGGACGTTTTCTTCactcgcgggggcgacgtcggcggtgagccTCGTGGGGGGGTTATTAGGGCTAGGGGTTAGGGCcatcgacggacgcgccgcgtgcgaggcggcgggggataAAACAACCGTCATCGACGAGACGTTCGCACGAGCGCTCTgcgacgtcggggtcgaATGCGAGGACTCGATCTGTCGTCAACTCGCGTTTGAGGCGTTGGCCGCCACCGGCGTtttccgcggcgacggcggggagaTTCGGAGGATCGTCCTGGagtcggggcgcgcgggaatGTGCGGGGGAACTTCCGAGggagagcgcgacgcggcggcgatgtgtGCCATCCCGTTCGaagcggacgccgacgacgcgggggacacCCCTGTAGACGAGTACTACTGGGAGGAgacgctcctcgaggagtggctgctcggcgccgcgtcgttcgcccgccgcgacgccgccgagccgacCGTCGACTCTCACCCCATCGCGGGACGCCTCGCCTTCGCGCGACACGTCACGTCTCGCAGCGGCAGGATCACGTGCCGGGTTCTGAGAGAGCCGGAGATGCGCGGGACGCTCGTGTCCCTCGCgctgacggcggcgtggcggtcCCGGGGCGCCGACCGAGCCCCGATCGACCTACTCCGAACTTTGTTTGTCGACACGGGAGTTCATACGGCGAACGACGAG GGTGCGTCGACGCCTTGA
- a CDS encoding predicted protein, protein MDPPAKKMKTSPPTLCDMPDEILAHIASHLEPGDVFNMVLSSKKLFRPAGVVDLTADEDANREEALGFKLVKWSMRHRLKKILTLFTKKKFTFDDLFPEEERNLDFVSGQPQVSFCLLSHQPPAQLLHRLLTRGMASQMLIAGSVAVKCAVPRRSGKWRPGDIDIFCTWDAAPMVRRRLIQRCGLICGGVVNNTSYTDDGPYLAGDVENRAAAVIHHVEEYAARPMNEDEWGEWKYKPCDAGGLEAYYKMAKQWGAEVRAPLSNMHPYIGQPGGALGGDFLFDYNFEHKGSVQLIIGRPDVKDATKLLRHFDIEICKCAFSASNVYIPAAVETLAGRTFITPARHALAESFMKALNKVKPKFPDGTCTYDDSEMPKVLAKIKHKVWKGIGLPPYSGSQYDFEHKYTVIARLFERIQKYHTRGV, encoded by the coding sequence ATGGATCCGCCCGCGAAGAAGATGAAAACCTCCCCGCCCACGCTCTGCGACATGCCCGACGAGATCCTCGCCCACATCGCCTCCCACCTCGAACCCGGAGACGTGTTCAACATGGTCTTGTCCAGCAAGAAGCTTTTTCGCCCCGCGGGTGTCGTTGACTTGAcggccgacgaggacgcaaACCGAGAAGAAGCTCTCGGCTTCAAGCTGGTCAAGTGGTCGATGCGACACCGACTGAAGAAGATATTGACGCTGTTCACCAAGAAAAAGTTCACGTTCGACGACCTCTTCCCCGAAGAGGAGCGCAACTTGGACTTCGTCTCCGGGCAACCTCAGGTCAGTTTCTGTCTGCTTTCACACCAACCTCCTGCCCAACTTTTGCATCGTCTACTCACAAGAGGTATGGCTTCGCAGATGCTCATCGCCGGCTCCGTGGCAGTCAAGTGCGCGGTTCCTAGAAGATCAGGGAAGTGGCGCCCTGGCGACATCGACATCTTCTGCACgtgggacgccgcgcccatggtccgccgccgactgaTCCAGCGGTGCGGTCTGATCTGCGGGGGAGTCGTTAATAACACATCGTACACGGACGACGGCCCCTATCTCGCTGGAGACGTGGAGAACAGGGCGGCGGCAGTGATCCATCACGTCGAGGAATATGCCGCCCGGCCTATGAATGAAGACGAGTGGGGCGAATGGAAATACAAACCTTGTGATGCAGGGGGTTTAGAGGCGTACTACAAGATGGCAAAACAATGGGGCGCTGAAGTGAGGGCCCCCCTCAGCAATATGCACCCCTACATCGGACAACCCGGTGgtgccctcggcggcgatttcCTCTTCGACTATAACTTTGAACACAAAGGCTCTGTGCAGCTCATCATCGGCAGGCCCGACGTCAAAGACGCCACAAAGCTTCTGCGCCACTTCGACATCGAGATTTGCAAGTGCGCCTTCAGCGCATCGAACGTTtacatccccgccgccgtcgaaacATTGGCGGGCCGCACCTTcatcacccccgcgcgccacgccctcgccgagagTTTCATGAAGGCTTTGAACAAAGTCAAGCCAAAGTTCCCTGACGGTACTTGCACGTATGATGACTCTGAAATGCCCAAGGTTCTTGCGAAGATCAAGCACAAGGTGTGGAAAGGCATCGGGCTTCCGCCGTACAGCGGATCTCAGTACGACTTTGAGCACAAATACACGGTCATCGCAAGGCTCTTTGAACGCATCCAGAAGTACCACACGCGAGGCGTGA
- a CDS encoding predicted protein, which produces MRAVGGRSASRPMPKRRKSPAVPPGQRKLTGVASLGASAHVTPRAGSRFAACPICAKNFPRHAVETHAGGCLGEPSPTPSTSAPTQPPPSNDPTRRPAARLRSTSGPVARVRIGGPDASWMPCAVESLREMVPDLPFVLVERVMPPRDADALLEDLRAEATTWGQDEWWIAGEARKAPRLTAVYEMRVDDARAEALRMAGLDDDDDDAEDGGGSERVPPPGMRVAAERASAAVTAALRSVPSRHLPDDVLESIGDDSYQWAPTYAVANFYRDGSDRVGPHADQLTSLGPLPAIAGLSLGATRSFRLRKRWPGRPGEDASDRSGDVWVDVPLPHNSLAVMLPPCQELWTHEIVREGGGGAGGGARDGKARVSLTFRRRARDWVDRAPTCECGRRCVLKTRRGDAPAPAFAVNTDNDGVMDAEDGKTPVMYYYTCDPVNGGKPCKFYKPVKVVAL; this is translated from the coding sequence atgcgcgcggtggggggccggagcgcgtcgaggcccATGCCGAAGCGGCGCAAGTCCCCGGCGGTCCCCCCCGGGCAGCGTAAGCTCACGGGCGTGgcgtccctcggcgcgtccgcgcacgtaacgccccgcgcgggaaGCAGGTTCGCGGCGTGTCCGATCTGCGCAAAAAATTTTCCCCGGCACGCGGTCGAAACCCACGCGGGCGGGTGCCTCGGGGAgccgtcaccgacgccgtcgacgtccgcccCGACGCAGCCTCCACCTTCGAACGACCCCACCcgccgacccgcggcgaggctcagGTCCACGAGCGGCCCCGTGGCGAGGGTTCGCATCGGCGGCCCCGACGCCTCGTGGATGCCCTGCGCGGTGGAGAGCCTGCGGGAGATGGTGCCGGATCTCCCGTTCGTGCTCGTGGAGAGGGtcatgccgccgcgcgacgcggacgccctcctcgaggacctacgcgcggaggcgacgacgtggggCCAGGACGAGTGGTGgatcgcgggcgaggcgaggaaGGCCCCGAGGCTCACCGCCGTGTACGAgatgcgcgtcgacgatgcccgAGCGGAGGCGCTCCGAATGGcgggcctcgacgacgacgacgacgacgcggaggatggAGGCGGGTCCGAGCGCGTGCCCCCGCCGGGaatgcgcgtcgccgccgagcgcgcatccgccgcggtcaccgccgcgctccgctcCGTTCCGTCGCGACACCTTCCGGATGACGTGCTCGAATCAATCGGCGACGATTCGTACCAATGGGCGCCGACgtacgccgtcgccaacTTTTATCGCGACGGGTCCGACCGCGTGGGGCCCCACGCGGACCAGCTCACGTCCCTCGGGCCGTTGCCCGCCATAGCCGGCCTGTCGctgggcgcgacgaggtcgttTCGGCTTCGTAAGCGCTGGCCGGGGAGACCGGGGGAGGACGCTTCGGACAGGTCGGGTGACGTCTGGGTGGACGTCCCGTTGCCGCACaactcgctcgcggtgatgCTCCCGCCGTGTCAGGAGCTGTGGACGCACGAGATCGTAAGGGAGGGAggggggggcgccgggggcggggcgcgcgacgggaaGGCGAGGGTGAGCCTGACGTTcaggcggagggcgcgggatTGGGTCGATCGAGCGCCGACGTGCGAGTGCGGCAGGAGGTGCGTGTTGAAGACGCGCCGGGGGGAcgcgccggctcccgcgtTCGCGGTAAATACTGACAACGACGGGGTgatggacgccgaggatggcAAGACGCCGGTGATGTATTATTACACGTGCGATCCTGTGAACGGGGGGAAGCCGTGCAAGTTTTACAAGCCCGTGAAGGTAGTGGCGTTGTGA
- a CDS encoding hypothetical protein (uncharacterized protein with WD40 repeat domains), translating into MFEDGATGRRLRLIVTDELGILRRAEAAGRSALGSKETFTMNARWGQASRARGFVKGCCSAGQSGDSGVVTTSDDAPSGWLAVARNDKTAEVIEMATGAAMGGGPVDVGGTPVAVDLFGPGSAREGCRLVTVTEEGDAVVHACGYEGVVTGFGDLSLGVGAGQERIVEEWSEESRFKVIGNALSARVGGGGDRLICGGKGQGNDVKMYDVEEQKVIYKSKPPPPNWLGYRAPPYVSAMHFIPGTDCREFLVGTGEHMLRRYDVREKRAVMDVPIGEWVITSLQMNHDQSVAYVANNHGNLFGFDMKTQRMAHKFKGHQGGIRQIAVHPEEDLIVSAGLDRWLRVFSMSTRKCLGQVYMQQVMCGVQWDARSPAWEEAFAEAEKKAKGKKKKKKARAVEDADEEEVPKKKKKLKKSDGEKVAKKKKKKVRRDDDDDDEF; encoded by the coding sequence ATGTTCGAGGATGGGGCGACGGGCAGGCGGCTGCGGCTCATCGTCACGGACGAGCTCGGGATCCTTCGcagggccgaggcggcgggcaggTCCGCGCTCGGGTCGAAGGAAACCTTCACGATGAACGCGCGATGGGGGcaggcgtcgcgggcgcggggtttCGTCAAGGGATGCTGCAGCGCGGGGCAATCCGGCGACAGCGGTGTCGTCAccacgagcgacgacgcccccaGCGGAtggctcgcggtggcgaggaacGACAAGACCGCGGAGGTCATCGAGAtggccaccggcgccgcgatgggcggcgggcccgtggacgtcggcggcacCCCAGTCGCGGTCGACCTCTTCGGCcccgggagcgcgcgcgagggatgCCGCCTGGTCACCGtcaccgaggagggcgatgccgtcgtccacgcgtGTGGATATgagggcgtcgtcaccggcttCGGCGACCtctccctcggcgtcggcgccgggcagGAGCGGATCGTCGAGGAATGGAGCGAAGAATCGCGCTTCAAGGTCATCGGCAACGCGCTCAGCGcccgggtcggcggcggcggcgacaggcTCATATGCGGAGGCAAGGGCCAGGGCAACGACGTCAAGATGTACGACGTGGAGGAGCAGAAGGTGATATACAagtcgaagccgccgccgcccaactGGCTCGGGTACCGCGCTCCCCCTTACGTGAGCGCCATGCACTTCATCCCCGGCACCGACTGTCGCGAGTTTCTCGTGGGCACCGGGGAGCACATGCTCCGGAGGTACGACGTTcgcgagaagcgcgcggTGATGGACGTGCCGATCGGGGAGTGGGTCATCACGTCGCTGCAGATGAACCACGATCAGAGCGTCGCGTACGTGGCCAACAACCACGGCAACCTCTTCGGGTTTGACATGAAGACCCAGCGGATGGCGCACAAGTTCAAGGGGCACCAGGGCGGGATCAGGCAGATCGCCGTGCACCCGGAGGAGGACCTCATCGTTTCCGCGGGTCTCGACAGGTGGCTCAGGGTGTTCTCGATGTCGACCAGGAAGTGCTTGGGGCAGGTGTACATGCAGCAGGTGATGTGTGGGGTTCAGTGGGACGCGAGGTCGCCAGCTTGGGAGGAGGccttcgccgaggcggagaagaaggccaaggggaagaagaagaagaaaaagGCGCGGGCAGTGGAGGatgcggacgaggaggaggttccgaagaagaagaagaagctcaaAAAGTCCGACGGGGAGAAGGTTGCGAAgaaaaagaagaagaaggttcggcgagacgacgacgacgacgacgagttttAG
- a CDS encoding f-box profile protein (PS50181: F-box profile), whose translation MPPKKKPKGKSPSVSLSGMSGDILDNICSHLAPPDVFNLATSSKKLFRPFGAKLLQSSLRRQLDEVMQRVTTAQGPRVGVSDQGVDMHHPRRQFTVQDLFPDEERQLDFDSSGRPQVILSGSAVVQCALGPDFRGVEDEFEDDDSQGKDDDDSEGVDDSEDEDDEHDDDSESEVNHWKDADIDIFCTWDAAPMIRRRLFQRCGLICSGVDNTYMQSGRDLAGDIEESTSSVVHHVESYSSRPTEGKTQWTHFHVDPEKEVDYDSDQYANKLREWGEDALKKHSELEGDCGVFVWHGVGIPGGALNTEFLYDYELRDLKFVQLIVAKPEVKDARILLKNFDLEICKCSFNGKGFTIPAPADTFAGRTIITPARRDIIEQFVKGYSKQILDKRSEGFDPLKLLKGMTKKSWKGVGLGPYKQDDYYDRYMFCQRLFERLKKYRERGLEITNAPHMALYLAKDFPPMPSDVGCVVM comes from the coding sequence AtgccgccgaagaagaaACCAAAGGGCAAGTCGCCGTCGGTGTCGCTCAGCGGCATGAGCGGGGATATTCTCGACAACATCTGTTCTCACCTGGCACCTCCTGACGTGTTCAACTTGGCGACCTCCAGCAAGAAGCTCTTTCGCCCCTTCGGCGCGAAGCTCTTGCAGTCATCGCTGAGGCGCCAGCTCGACGAGGTGATGCAGCGCGTTACAACGGCGCAGGGACCACGGGTAGGGGTTTCAGACCAAGGCGTTGATATGcaccacccccgccgccagtTCACGGTTCAGGATCTCTtccccgacgaggagcgccagCTGGACTTTGACTCTTCTGGGCGCCCTCAAGTTATCCTGTCTGGCTCTGCCGTGGTTCAGTGCGCCCTCGGGCCCGATTTCCGTGGCGTCGAGGATGAATTTGAAGATGACGACAGTCAAGGCAAAGACGATGATGACAgtgagggcgtcgacgacagcgaggacgaggacgatgaacATGACGATGACAGCGAAAGTGAGGTCAACCACTGGAAGGACGCCGACATCGATATCTTCTGCACCTGGGACGCGGCACCCAtgatccgccgccggcttttCCAGCGCTGTGGACTCATCTGCTCCGGCGTCGACAACACGTATATGCAGTCAGGCCGCGATCTGGCGGGAGATATTGAGGAATCGACCAGCTCAGTTGTCCATCACGTCGAGAGCTACTCTTCCCGCCCAACGGAAGGCAAGACTCAGTGGACCCATTTCCATGTGGACCCTGAAAAAGAGGTGGACTACGACAGCGATCAGTATGCAAACAAGCTCAGAGAGTGGGGTGAAGACGCCCTCAAGAAGCACAGCGAATTAGAAGGGGACTGTGGGGTTTTTGTTTGGCACGGAGTTGGCATCCCCGGCGGTGCCCTCAACACCGAATTCCTTTACGACTACGAGCTCCGAGATCTTAAGTTTGTGCAGCTCATCGTTGCAAAGCCGGAGGTCAAAGATGCACGCATCCTCCTGAAGAATTTTGACCTCGAGATATGCAAGTGCTCTTTCAATGGGAAAGGCTTTACCATCCCCGCTCCTGCCGATACCTTCGCGGGCCGCACCATCATCACCCCGGCACGCCGGGACATAATTGAACAATTCGTGAAGGGTTACTCTAAACAGATCCTCGATAAGCGTTCCGAAGGCTTCGACCCTCTTAAGCTTCTGAAAGGCATGACCAAGAAGTCGTGGAAGGGCGTCGGTCTCGGTCCCTACAAACAGGACGACTACTATGACAGGTACATGTTCTGCCAGAGGCTCTTTGAGAGGTTGAAGAAGTACCGTGAACGAGGCTTGGAAATTACCAACGCGCCCCATATGGCGCTTTACTTGGCCAAGGACTTCCCCCCTATGCCTAGTGACGTAGGCTGCGTCGTGATGTGA